A window of Castanea sativa cultivar Marrone di Chiusa Pesio chromosome 8, ASM4071231v1 genomic DNA:
TGCTGTTGAGATTGCATCTGCTGCTGTTGcatttgttgctgttgttgctgCTGACTTGATATTTGTGGCTTAAACACAACCATATCCTGATTCCACAGATGGTTTAGGTTTAGTAAATTGCAAAGCTGAGTAATCCTACATGGTTAACCCACAAACTTGTTTTGGAGCCTGAACTCACTGGCTTCAacattaaagattaaaaaagaaatgcaaaTATGCAAAAGCAACTTTTACATTGTGGAAAGCTAATTAAGTTTACTCTAAAAGTAAGTTTTGAGAAAACAAGGTCACAAATTATTTTGCAACTTTCTTTTAGTTTTGATGAACCtggtaattttttgttaatgtgAGAGCACAGAGTTGGCGGCTATAAGATTTTCCAGATGGCATGTAGTAAACAAAATCTCAGTTAATTGATAATAATTGAAGTTCACAACAATCTTACCCCAGGAAAAAGCATTCCAATCAAGCGGCAGGCTTTGTCAGAAACAGAGAGCAGCAATGTCTGAGATGGCAATTGAATGACCGCACactatagaaataaaaattgaaaacttcaGCACTAAAAGATCCCAGCAGACATACATTTGAGGtttcaaatttacaaaataagaCAAAACTAAAGCTGTTTAAAATATCAAATGGAAGCAAAGATGCCACCTTATCTAGGCGGTAAAGTTTCATGATGCATGGTCAAAGCAGCAGGGGTTCAAAGCCCTTATCcagccaaaattaaaaataaataattcatgaAATTGTTCATTACAGCATTTTTGAAGcatattactttcttttttttaagtaataattttGTATGAAAAGAGGGCGTAGCCCTTATATTTGGTCAGCATAAAAGAGGTACACAAGAAAAGAATTTATGTGGTCTAAAAACCCCTAAAGATCTAAGCATTCCCAAAAAGAGCAAGAAGCAAAATCCCCAATTTCCCTTATTTGACCTTATCCAATTGAAAAGtgatctcaaaaataaaaatcttagtTTAAGCAATCAGAACCCAGTTTCATAAAAAATGCATACCTCTCCCTCCAAATGCATGTCATCAAACATAGAGATACAGTGTTCCACATCCAAATTCTAAAGCATATGACTTCTTAATTCTTATTGAAGTAAACAATTCTACAAGGTTTATTTGAGTGTGTCTTGAAGAATCTAAGCAGTTGTTCTATAACACTTCAGAATCGAAGGATTTAAGACCATTGGAATATTCTTAAAACATGTTTTAGGGATTAACAGGCTTCAAATGTTAGTAATTAAAAAGGTTCAAATGtcatttaaaatctttttttgataatttgacaGTAGAGgaaggggggatttgaaccctagatgtctCATTTGGAAACACAAGAAGGTGCTAACTAGTTGAGCTACAAAATTCTTGGCGTTTAAAATCTAAGCGGCAATTATTTTCATTATGGGGAAACTTCACAATAAGTGAAATTAGTTCAAACCCCAGATCAACTGTAGAATGTATATTCAATATCAGATTTGAGAGAGCTCATTCCACCTTAAACGCCTGCTAACTGTATATATGTTGGTCTAGTTCAATGACTGAAAACAATGAGCTTGATACCAAAGTTATTCAgcataaaattttctaaagaaaTTTGCAGAACAtccaaaacagaaaaataagaTAAACCTAGGAATCAACAATTAGGGTTGGTTGGAGTCAGCACAAAGTCATTTGAAAAAttctaactaaaattttattttgataattctaTAGGTCAGCGAGGGAGAATTTAAACCCTGGAAATCTATGTTGGAAACATCAAGAGGTGTCAGCTGAGCTATAAGGCTTCACACtcgaactaaaattttattatcataaaCTTGTCTCCATATGAGTTAGATCAAAACGCTAATCCTAATTAACTTAGATCAAAacccaattattgaattacaaaaataactttgactctagaaaattaaataaaacatctAATTAGCTAATAAAAGGCTGGTTGTAGTTTTTAGTGTAGAACATATTCCCAGTTCCTACGCTCGCTTTTCCCAGTTGTGTAAACATTTTAACTTGTGCAAAATCTGGTATTATAGAGAATGTTCCCAATTAATCACCATACTTTCAAGAATTCCCACTTATATAAAGCCACAGAGTTGGCACCATTATGCTAACCTAGTAAAAGATCAGTTCTAGATCCACAAAAGAAACATATACTGATATTGTTACAAACTCATGGGTAGAACTCGCCCTTGAAAACCGGTTTACAAGGAGAGAATGtccaagagcttataaacacatggttaaACTTACACTTAACCAATGTGAGACATTAGGATCATAACATTCCACCACGCTCCGCAACCGACGTCCACGACGGCTCACTCTAGCAACACTTACCCGTTGGTAGCCCgttttctttttggtggctCCACTCAACTATTAGTAATTTTAATCCAGCCTCTAGGCTGCCCCTTTTGGGATTCGAACACAAAGCCGCAACTCATTTGATCACATACTCAATGAACTACACTCGATTAATCGGAGTGATGATTGGCTCTGATACAAATATTAGGAATCTAGtagttcctaatggggatggatAGGAATTATGGAGGGATTGATGggaattgtagggaaattgacttaattcaaggtagtcaccctccatagagagagagagagagatgcactaatgcactaagaaattggtttattcttcaattaatatctcatattggattacaatcatgtatttataggagatttactctaatctcattggtccacatggcctcatcctattggttctattattccccatgtgcattaataattccaacatgcgCTAAAtatgattaacatgcttggaattgtaactaactaactaaatctcaatataacaattattatccatatgcttatagcattcctaacatttatgttatgatcctagtgtcccaCATTGATTAAGTGTAAACttaaccatgtgtttataagctcttgggcACCCTCTCCTCGTAAGCCAGTTTTCAAGAGTGAGTTCTACCCGTGGGTttgtaacatttggtatcagaacCAACCATCACCTTAATCGGGTGTTGACccttttttggtgtgtgtgtgcgtgtgtgcgTGCgcgttgggggggggggggggggttaagaAATAGCTAAAGACAACTTACAAGCTTCTTTTCTTGCAGTTGTCCAAGAAAGCCATGCTGGTTCATTGCGCGAAAAACTAGAAAATCTGCCTTTCCAACATATTGCCTAATATTGAACACAATGAAGTTAACAAGCTCAAAAATATAACAAATCCAGAAAGATAAATGGACAGAGACACAAGCATAAGTAgacgaaatcaaaattttcactcAGAAGAATTACTTATTGTTCATGTGGTCCTGAGATATTAGCCGAACTATTTGCATTGTTGGCGGCCAGTTTGCTGCAAGCCTGAAAAGCACAGGAGATATACATGCCAGTAAGTATAGATTAATCTTCTACAGTGTGCTAAACAAGGAATCCGAAACTTTTCATCCCAAAAAGATGTAGCTGTTGGGAAACACATAAAATAGGAAACCCAAATACagaacttttcattttttatgttcaaTAAGTAAACAGGAAGGACTGAAACCCATATACAGAACTAATAGCACCTCATAGTCTATGTCAGGGTATTGAAAAGAAATACTGAGATCTTCGAGTCATCCTTTACATATTGGCTTTTGATTGAGGTCATCCACCTTGTTTATGACTAAAATGCTAGATAATGCATTCATAGGTGCTAACATACCGGCAGAAAttatttaaaagaattttaaactACTTCTGGATGctaaattaaaatctaattgggaCTTATGAATTCTCTCTCCGATAGAATATCATCATCTACAGTGGTTCCTTCCACAACAAGAACAGAAAACTCAACCACAAGACATTGCTTCGGTGACTAATCATGCCACTGtagattaaatttattttctttaaaaaacaaaacaaaaacaaaacgaaAGGCTGGAAACCAATGCTGAACCATCTCCCTACGAtccatatttttaattttaaatgatgaagGCTTAATTAAAGTATAATCCTTTACTGATCATCAGTCAAATGAGAAACTTATTACTAGTCAGTGAGCTAATCCGGCAATTAGCATTAGCAAATCACTAGACTCATTTTTCCTCTTAAgtttagaataaaaattgagtttgatgTCAAAGCATGTAGCTAAGTTCTTAAAACTATtctgaagatttttttttttttgggcagaaATAAGAAAATACTTCCTGGACTTACGTTTCAGAAGCTGAAGCACTCCTGTAACCCTATCACAAAGAATTGGCCCGTGAGATTTACAAATTTAACAAGATAACATAGGTAAAAAAGATCATCAAACAATATCAACACATTAAAACGaatgtaaaatgaaaaagagaaagtacACCATatatttgcataattttttatcaGGTGCTTGAAATATCATACATTACTGcaatttcaaaaactttttaaagaacaaagaaaagaagaaaaagttcctcaatagtaaataaaatttttcaggTACTAGAAACATACTTCCAGTCTGGTGATAAAGACAGGCTGCCCTTGTCTCTGGCCAGATAAATTTCCCTGCatgcatttgattgttcaaaAAAATTAGTGATTACACAACTATACCATGTAACGTAATAAAGAGCCAACTACAAGTCAGTTTCAGAGGACAAGTTCAGAACCTCCTCGATGAATAAATTTGATTTATAATAAGCAGttacaaaaataacaatttataaaaaataaaaaatcacaaggTAGACGATGTTGTTGATAGTGTTACCCTCCCCACACCCTGTGGCTCTTTTCTCTCAGCCAGAAGCCCAGGAGCAAGGGGTGTTTGGTTACAACCATGTACAAAAAAGTTGctggttaaaaaaaatccaaaattttaatattacaaaaaaagatATGTTATCTTCTGATAGATAATATCAGTCAAAAAGTATTGTCAAGATTGTACTACTTTAGGATATGGGGCTTTGATCTCTACTAAActaaaggggggaaaaaaaaaactgttacaGTGTTACACTAACTCAAGTGGATATTTTAAGGGTGTTTTGACCTTCTAAACTTTCACATGGACAGGATATTTTACTATACATACTCTCTGTTCCATTAGCTTGGGCAGGCATagaaaatgagaattttttattttttattttttattttttattttttccaaatatGGCCATCTGTAAGGGAAGGTAGAACATGGgtgaaatttaaaaacttagccACATGCAATTTGCAAAAATCCATCCTTAATCCTTTGTATTCTGGACTTACCTCCCAGACTTTCACATATTTGGATTGTGATGACTGCAAAGAACTTGATGTTTGTTGTGACAATGGCATATTAGCTGCTGAGTTGTTGTTTACGCCTAGTGATTGCATCCCTGATTGTACTTGTTGAGGCATTCCTGGAGTCGGAATCATTGTTCCAGTTCCAGAAGAGACAACTGATGGCCCAAGGCCACTCATCATGTTTTGGTTCATGCCAATACCACTTTGTGCCATTTGTGCTCCGGAAAGATTCCCTGGGTTCATACCAGGTACTGATTGACTCATACTAACACCTCCTTGGAGATTAGCCATTGGTTGAGAAATCCCAAGGTTTGAATTTCCAGACACATTAGAAGTTGCCGAATTGAATGAACCAAGACCTGAGTTTTGTGCAACCTGTCCAGTCCCTGAAAGGGTTCCAGACCCACTTATCGATGTAATGCCAGACTGTCCAGATGAAAATACATTTTGAGCAGCAGACACAGAAGATGCCATCCCACTGGATATCATGTTTgacatatgcatggatatagGAGTCTGATGTTGAAGTCCTATAGAGGATCCTCCAGTTAAAGCTGCAGAGTTCATCACTTGTCGTGCTTGACAGAGATTGTTCAAAATGTTCACATTTGCTGGAGCAGGGCCAACAGGACGTACAGGTTGTGACACACCACTTACTAAGGGTTTCAAATCTTGGACATTGTCATTATTTGTGATCATTTCTTGAGAAGCAGAAGATGGTGAAGAAGTTTGTAAGCTTGGGACTCCTTGAGAAGCAGCACGTGCAACAGGTGGCATATGTGAAAAACCAGGTCCAGCTACCATGGAAGTTATAGTGCTTGGCTCCTGAAAAACATATTATGAATTCAATACTGCTTACACAATCCAATTCCGCATATTATCCAAAGAACATTCAATTCCCAGGAATAAGTCAACCATAGTGAAGGATATGCAACGCTTACAACTTTCACAGTAGCAGGGGGAACATTGCCAACAGATATTGGTTGCCTATTCATGATAGACCCATTCACTGAAAATCAATAAAGGGAAAGTAAGTCCACCAATCAGAATATTAAGCAACAATTAACCAATAGTTGCGATTAGCCTTCCAAACTATTAGCTACCATCTGAGGCATATACCTGCCATTCAACTGTGGCTAAAATTCACAATCCACTAAAGAGAAGTTTTCAGATTAGAAATAAATATGCAAACTTCTTGCACAGACACAATTTTCCCCAGAGCTAGAGTACTATGTGTGTCATTTTTcagtttcatttttcttaaccCTCATGTATGGGCCGAGACATCCCCCAATTAATGGGGGCCCAATAGGTagaatttttaacttttagatgGGAGGTAGGGTCACTTGTCCCCAAAACTTAAACTACTAGgaaattgtgaaattattattaatcacTTAACCAATTATTTTAACACCTAGTAACTACTTCCTCTATGATGCAAATATGATATAACCAACCATGCAGAGACTTGATCATGATGAATTTGGACTCTTTAAATTCAAGTATAAAATTTGACAGGTGGAAACATAGTCTTAAAAACCAAACCAGACAGAATCGGAAAAGAGAGTAGTTCTgggttttatagtttttttttttttttaataagtaagaagagaatattattattaagagaaaagcgagaaaaatacaaagagtTCACAGTAGTAAAcagaggaaaaaggaaaaaaagacaTAAGTAGCCCCTAATCTATTCTAATAGACGAAAGAAAATCCATAAGGGTAGAACAATCCGAGAAACCCCAACAtcgagaccaatcaaagagggtcCGCTGGCAAGGCTCTAATAACTGAACCACAGTTTTACCCTCATCCTCAAAAGACTGTCCATTCCGTTCAGACCAAATAGTCCACATTAAACAGCCTAGGACCAAATTCCAAACATCAGAACTATGTTTCCCAAGTCAATGATACCAACTAAATAATAAGTCCACAACTGAACCTGGCTTGACCCAATCGATCCCAAACAACCGAAGTATATACATCCACAAAGAATGAGCTATCGAACAAAAAAGTAACAGGTGATTCACAGATTCCGCATTACAACAGCACATACAACAACGATTCGCCAAAGGACAACCACGAAGCATAAGGTTATTCAAGGTTAGAATCTAACCATGAACTGTTGTCCATATGAAAAAAGCCACCATTTTAGGAACTTTAACTTTCCAAATGCCCTTCCAAGGAAAAGTGGAAGGAGAAGCATTTCAaatcttatgataaaaagacCGAGTATCAAACTTCCCACTTCCATTAAGATCCCAAATACATTAGCTTAGCTTATTAACTTGTGACGCtaattattcttaaattttcatttcatttttaacGTAGGATAGAGGCTTACAAAGCCTTGGTTATTGGAAATTGACACATAAAATATCAAATGTGGGTAAGTTTCCATcctaagaataaaatattaaagggAAGAATAGCCCATCtatatgttaaaaaattgttaacatcattctccctttttttcccccaaagtGGGACTAGTGTTGTTGTGAGAAAGGCTTGTTGGAAGTTTTTGCATTGGAAAAATACAGAAGTGTTTATGCTTTCTtccttaataaataaatttgttgaaaggTGGGTGGAGCAAATGCAGTATTAAGAAAATCTTGCTTAAagtgtttctattttttctttataaacaaGCCCAGTTGGCTAACACATGTGGGGGAAAAggcaaaagaaacaaataggTCATGTGAACTAGTTCATTCACGCTTCAAAAGAGACAAGCAACCAAATATCATATTAAATGGATGCATAGGATGCATAACCTGATTGAATAGAAGTTGGAGGCGGTCCTGTGACTGAAGTAACAGGAGTCATGTCCACTTTTACAGAACTCTGATTTGAAGGCAAACTTGTAATTCCAGAACGACTTAAAGCAGCACGAGCCTCCATAAAATTCTCTGATAGTAGAACAAGAAACTGAGGGTTTTTCACATTGTCTACTGCTATATCTGCAGGCCGGGGATTGCGCCTTGcctaaattaataaattgatgTGGTAAGTAACATACCCAGCTTCCAGTAAGCAAAAAAGAATTGGTGTTTCCCTTTGGTGTGCTCCAAAAATAGAGCATGATATAGATTCTAGCCTAAtatgtaaagtttttttttaattaaaaaatatagtttatagaTTTAGTTGGTGCTTTCATCTAGATAAGTATCACATAACCAGCACAGGCTATATACGTTCATTCTAAACCAAGCAGTTAGTTTCAGAGAAGTCAAGCTCTAGAGAGTAATCGTTGAATAGAGAATAGTTCAGTTGAGGTATTGGGTAGCCTAGATATGAAATTCTTGGCAAGCTCAAAGCAAGAAACACTAATGAAACATTAAACTGAGTAAAATTATTGTCATTACCGCATTGAATATTGTTCTAAGTTTAGGAAGCTGTTTTGGACAAATGACTGACAGAGAAACAGAGCACTGCATGGAAAATTTAAGGATCTGTTACTTCATGACAGGGGAACCCTCATAAAAATGCAAACAACCATCAATAAATAAGACTAAGCAATGCTAAATGTACTTGGGCAAATGATTTAGCAACTGTCTCAGCATCAGAGGAACGGCTTTCTGTTTGTTCTTCTATATTTTCACCCTTCTCCAAATTTTGAATCTGTGGCCGATAAACTGGTGTTGGCAAGGGATAAGGGTTACTAGCAGCAACAAGAATGCAATGCCTTTGAGAATCcatattttgttgattttggttTCCATTTTGCAGAATAGGAAACATCTGATTAAAGCATCAAAAAAAGCAGTAGATATTTAATGAGTGCGTGTACTGATTAAAGCATCAAAAGAAACAGTAGACACTCAATAAGGGGTGTGCATAAGAAATAGTGCCAATAAGATGATGAAAATTATGAACTTTTATTTGTGCTTAGTAAAATCCAATTAGTTGCTTTAAATTCTTTGAATATAAACCAAATTAGATGCATCTTTATAGTCAAGGATCGATGGTCACTGGTAATACAATGGCAAATCACTTATGTACTCGAAACAATTCATCACATGAAGGAGTGCATCTAATGCAACAGTGTCACTATGAACAAGGAAGGATCAGCATGAATAATGATTAAAAATCTATCTTGTCTGAATTTTTTCATCAAAGCCCATACTAACAAGGATATGGTGAGATCATTTAGAGCTACCACCATAATAACAATGCATAGCTAGTCCAAAATTCTGGACCAAGAAAGGATTATTTAAGTGAGAGCTTGGAGTAGATCAGCAACCAACCCTTGCAcgaattttaattatattcatgAAAACAAAGAGATAGGACAATTGAGCAAGAAAATTAGAAGTCACTTATGGGGTTTTTTCTTGTATAATAAAATCACCAACCCAGAAAAGAGATTCGATTCAAGTTGAAGGTGATACAAGGAAAAGGGGAACACCAAGTTATAAAAAACTACAAGTAGGAAAAGCAAAGATATGTGATCTAACAAAGCATGTAGCATTAGAGCAAACTGATGAAATGCACAGAAGTCTCCCAAACTTGAataaccatcatatgaacaggATGAAGAGAATGCCATAAGCCCTTTCAAAATGCACAGAAGTCTCCCAAACTTGCATAAGTACAACTTAAGTTATGTTATAAACAGTAAATTGTTGAGGATCACCACCATTTATTGCCTAAAACTTGTTCAAGCCCCCATCTGTTTAATAGCAAGCACTGACAAGTGCTGATGAGAATTTTCAGCATAACCTAGGTTGAGGGAACGATATCACAGAATGCAATCACAGAAATTCTACCAGATGTTGGTTGCAATCATCATCAGCAAAATCTTTAACCGGCAGCTCCTTGGTTGTTCACCTCTAGCAAGTTCTAGACCTGCTTTATTTTACGGTAGGAATAGGAGGGGTGTCAATGTGAAGATAGTTTTCAAGACCCTAGGAGGGACCTAAACCAAGGCCTCTGCCTGATTTTAGGCTCCATTTGCTTTGaagtaaaacattttccaatgtatatatttttcatgtaaaaaattcagtaaaatatttttaggcaTTTTGTGTGACATGTGAAATTCTTCAATCAAACCACAAAAACAAGTGGCTTAGCCACTGGAGCCGCTGGCGGTCCAGTGACCGGACCACCAGAACCGGCAATCGGAAAGGTGGCTCCTGTGCTGGACTGCCGGTGACCACTGCTGGAATGACATCTTTGGTGACTACACCACCGGCTCTGGCAAGTGGCAACAGAACTGCAGGCACCAGCTGCCCTGCCCCTATCCACTAGATGGGGAGAGGGCAAGCACTATGTGTTTTTGTGAATGTTTTATCATGTTTTTaaaggtaaaacattttacaactttttattaaagatttattgttaatggaaaatattttacaactttgACCACATTTTATATGCGAAAAAACACCTAGAAATGGGAAAACGTTTTACGGAAAATAC
This region includes:
- the LOC142608201 gene encoding mediator of RNA polymerase II transcription subunit 25 isoform X2; the protein is MAEKQQLIVAVEGTAAMGHFWQAVLSDYLEKIIRCFCGNELNGQKPSSSNVEFSLVTFNTHGSYCGCLVQRTGWTRDVDNFLQWLSYIPFAGGGFNDAAIAEGLAEALMMFPILQNGNQNQQNMDSQRHCILVAASNPYPLPTPVYRPQIQNLEKGENIEEQTESRSSDAETVAKSFAQCSVSLSVICPKQLPKLRTIFNAARRNPRPADIAVDNVKNPQFLVLLSENFMEARAALSRSGITSLPSNQSSVKVDMTPVTSVTGPPPTSIQSVNGSIMNRQPISVGNVPPATVKVEPSTITSMVAGPGFSHMPPVARAASQGVPSLQTSSPSSASQEMITNNDNVQDLKPLVSGVSQPVRPVGPAPANVNILNNLCQARQVMNSAALTGGSSIGLQHQTPISMHMSNMISSGMASSVSAAQNVFSSGQSGITSISGSGTLSGTGQVAQNSGLGSFNSATSNVSGNSNLGISQPMANLQGGVSMSQSVPGMNPGNLSGAQMAQSGIGMNQNMMSGLGPSVVSSGTGTMIPTPGMPQQVQSGMQSLGVNNNSAANMPLSQQTSSSLQSSQSKYVKVWEGNLSGQRQGQPVFITRLEGYRSASASETLAANWPPTMQIVRLISQDHMNNKQYVGKADFLVFRAMNQHGFLGQLQEKKLCAVIQLPSQTLLLSVSDKACRLIGMLFPGDMVVFKPQISSQQQQQQQMQQQQMQSQQHPQLQQQHLPQLQQQQQLPQLQQQQLPQMQQQQQLPQLQQQQQQLPQLQQQQQLPQLQQQQPLSQLQPQQQLQQLQQQQPLSQLQQQQQQQLPQLQQLQQQQQLPQQQQMVGTGMGQAYIQGPGRSQLVSQGQVPSQGPPNMSGGGFMN
- the LOC142608201 gene encoding mediator of RNA polymerase II transcription subunit 25 isoform X1, with the translated sequence MAEKQQLIVAVEGTAAMGHFWQAVLSDYLEKIIRCFCGNELNGQKPSSSNVEFSLVTFNTHGSYCGCLVQRTGWTRDVDNFLQWLSYIPFAGGGFNDAAIAEGLAEALMMFPILQNGNQNQQNMDSQRHCILVAASNPYPLPTPVYRPQIQNLEKGENIEEQTESRSSDAETVAKSFAQILKFSMQCSVSLSVICPKQLPKLRTIFNAARRNPRPADIAVDNVKNPQFLVLLSENFMEARAALSRSGITSLPSNQSSVKVDMTPVTSVTGPPPTSIQSVNGSIMNRQPISVGNVPPATVKVEPSTITSMVAGPGFSHMPPVARAASQGVPSLQTSSPSSASQEMITNNDNVQDLKPLVSGVSQPVRPVGPAPANVNILNNLCQARQVMNSAALTGGSSIGLQHQTPISMHMSNMISSGMASSVSAAQNVFSSGQSGITSISGSGTLSGTGQVAQNSGLGSFNSATSNVSGNSNLGISQPMANLQGGVSMSQSVPGMNPGNLSGAQMAQSGIGMNQNMMSGLGPSVVSSGTGTMIPTPGMPQQVQSGMQSLGVNNNSAANMPLSQQTSSSLQSSQSKYVKVWEGNLSGQRQGQPVFITRLEGYRSASASETLAANWPPTMQIVRLISQDHMNNKQYVGKADFLVFRAMNQHGFLGQLQEKKLCAVIQLPSQTLLLSVSDKACRLIGMLFPGDMVVFKPQISSQQQQQQQMQQQQMQSQQHPQLQQQHLPQLQQQQQLPQLQQQQLPQMQQQQQLPQLQQQQQQLPQLQQQQQLPQLQQQQPLSQLQPQQQLQQLQQQQPLSQLQQQQQQQLPQLQQLQQQQQLPQQQQMVGTGMGQAYIQGPGRSQLVSQGQVPSQGPPNMSGGGFMN
- the LOC142608201 gene encoding mediator of RNA polymerase II transcription subunit 25 isoform X3, translating into MAEKQQLIVAVEGTAAMGHFWQAVLSDYLEKIIRCFCGNELNGQKPSSSNVEFSLVTFNTHGSYCGCLVQRTGWTRDVDNFLQWLSYIPFAGGGFNDAAIAEGLAEALMMFPILQNGNQNQQNMDSQRHCILVAASNPYPLPTPVYRPQIQNLEKGENIEEQTESRSSDAETVAKSFAQILKFSMQCSVSLSVICPKQLPKLRTIFNAARRNPRPADIAVDNVKNPQFLVLLSENFMEARAALSRSGITSLPSNQSSVKVDMTPVTSVTGPPPTSIQSVNGSIMNRQPISVGNVPPATVKVEPSTITSMVAGPGFSHMPPVARAASQGVPSLQTSSPSSASQEMITNNDNVQDLKPLVSGVSQPVRPVGPAPANVNILNNLCQARQVMNSAALTGGSSIGLQHQTPISMHMSNMISSGMASSVSAAQNVFSSGQSGITSISGSGTLSGTGQVAQNSGLGSFNSATSNVSGNSNLGISQPMANLQGGVSMSQSVPGMNPGNLSGAQMAQSGIGMNQNMMSGLGPSVVSSGTGTMIPTPGMPQQVQSGMQSLGVNNNSAANMPLSQQTSSSLQSSQSKYVKVWEGNLSGQRQGQPVFITRLEGYRSASASETLAANWPPTMQIVRLISQDHMNNKQYVGKADFLVFRAMNQHGFLGQLQEKKLCAVIQLPSQTLLLSVSDKACRLIGMLFPGDMVVFKPQISSQQQQQQQMQQQQMQSQQHPQLQQQHLPQLQQQQQLPQLQQQQLPQMQQQQQLPQLQQQQQLPQLQQQQPLSQLQPQQQLQQLQQQQPLSQLQQQQQQQLPQLQQLQQQQQLPQQQQMVGTGMGQAYIQGPGRSQLVSQGQVPSQGPPNMSGGGFMN